Part of the bacterium HR11 genome is shown below.
GTCTTGAGCGCACGGCCCGGCCGCATCCTGCGCATCGTCGATAACCCCCTGCCCCGGCCTCGGGACTACCGGTCGCCGGAGTTTCTGGAGCTGGTCGATTACCTGCACGAAATCATCGCCGGCTATGAGATGCCGGACGTGCCTGCCCCGGCGGTCAAGCCGGCGACCGTCCTGGAGCCGCTTCCCTACGTGAGCACCAGCGAGGTCATCGGCCTGCTGGAGTACCTGGACGCCCGGGGCGGCCGGGAGAACATCTTCCGCATCGCCGCCGAGACGGGCCGTGAGTTCGGCCGGGTCATCGCCGTCGTGAAGGCCGCCGAGATGCTCAACTTCGTGGAGACGCCGAAGCAGATGGTCTTGCTGTCACCGGTCGGTCGCCGTTTCGTCAAGGCCGCCCCGGAAGCCCGCAAGGCCCTCTGGCGGGAGCAACTCCTCCAGCTCAACCTGTTTCGGAGCGTCTACGACCTCCTCCTGCGTCGACCGGACCATGAGGTCGAGGCCGACCTGGTCATGGAGAAGATCATCTTGGCCATGCCGGAGGAAGACTACGAAAAGGTCTTCACGACCCTCGTCCGGTGGGCCCGATTTGGGAATCTCTTCAGCTACGACGAGGCCGCCGGCCGGGTCTTCCTGGAGCCCGACCAGGTCCTGCAACCGGCTCCGGCCGGCCAAGGCGAGGCCTGAGGGGGCGGGGCCGCCCCCTAACCCGACCGGCTGACCCGGTGTGCGTATTTGAGGCCGCCCGCGCGGCGAGAAGTAGCGATCGAGTTGGCATCATGGGGCGCGGCCCGACCGGGGCCTGCGCTGGGGAGGCAAACCTTGACCAGACCAGACATCCGGGTCCTGGAGGCGCTCCCGCCGGCTTGGGCGCACGTCCGGCGGGTCCTCTTTCAGCCCTTTGACATCGGTCGCTGGCTGATCCTCGGCTTCCTGAGCTTCCTGCAGAGCCTCGGCGAGGGCGGTTTCAACGTCAATCTCCCAAGCTTCTCCGGCCCTGAGAGGGCCGAGCCGGTCGATCGGAAAGTCCTTCAGGAAGTCCTCCGGTGGGTCAGCGAACATTGGCCTTTACTCATGGGCATCTGCGGGGTCCTGCTGGTCCTGGGGGTCGGCCTCGTCCTGCTCCTGATGTGGCTCTCGGCCCGGGGGACCTTCGCCTACCTCGACTGCATCGTCACGAACCGAGCAGAGGTCCGCCGTCCCTGGCGGGCGCATCGGGCCATCGCGAACTCCTACTTTGCCTTCCGGGTCGTCGTCGGCCTAGTCACCCTGGCCGTCCTCGTCGCCATCACGGTCCCCGTCGTCGTTTTGGTCGCGGGCCGTCTCCGAGCCCGGGAGGGCCTCCGGGCGGGAATACGGGAATACGGGATGCGAGATGCGGGATGCGAGCCGTGGGCGGTGCCCCAGGGTCCGCCCCGACCTATTTCGCCATCGCCCCACGGTGCGGGAAGTCTGGACCGGTGGGCGCATTGGAGGTCGGTCCGCAACGAAGAGGGGGAGGGTGCGTCGGGAGACTCGTCGCTTCTCGTCGCCCTCATCGTCTGGGCCGTCCTGCTGTTCCTGGTCGTCCTGGCGAGCGTCGTCCTGAACGTGCTGTTGGTGGACTTCGTGGCGCCCGTCCAGTACCTCACGAAGGTCGGGGCCTTCGAGGCCCTGAAGGCCGTCTGGGGTCTGGTGACCTCCCACGTGGGGGTTTTCCTCCTCTATCTCATCGTGCGCTTGGCCCTCGCCCTGGCCGTCGGATGCGGGATCTTCGTCCTCGGGTGCCTCACGTGTTGCGTCTTTTTCTGCATGACGGCGATCCCGGTCGTCTCCCAGACGGTCCTCCAGCCCGTGTACGCTCTCTTCCGGGCCTTTCCCCTGTTTGTCCTCCGGCAATTCGGCCCCGCCTGGGACGTCTTTGCCCCGACGACTTCCGACGCCCCATCCGGGCCGGTGCCTCCGACGGTTTGAACGTATTTAAAACCTCCATTTCACCGCTGAGACGCCGAGGACGCAAAGAAAAATTGAAGAAAAACCCTCGCCTTCTGCGTCCTCTGTGCCTCGGCGGTGAGTTTTTGAACCAGGCTCTTGAGAAGTGGCGTCTAAAATTCAGGATCATGGATCCATCCGGATCCTCACGCACTAAACGGCTCTGTTATCAGACTTCCAGTGGGGGAAAGCGATGGGATACCGGTGGCTTCTCCTCGGCTTGGGGCTTTGGATGGCCGTGATAGGCTGGGCTCAGCAAGATCAAAAATCTCCATCGTCCTCGACCTCTCCGGCACCTCCCCGGGGAGCGGTAGGGGTCCATGACCCCAACTTTCTTTACACTGCCGACCGGGACCCCTTCGAGATGGAGGGGAGGCCTCCCGATGGTGGCAAGAATTGTCGCCCGGTCCGGAGCGTCGCCGACCTCCTGGTCGGGGAGATCGTCCTTCTGGGGATCTTCCAACGAGGGGGCAAGTATCAGGCTCTTGTCCGAGGCGCCGGCCTGAAGGGGTCGACGACGATCACCGTCGGTCAGAAGCTGTGTAACGGGGATCTCATAGAGATCGGTCCGTACACGGATGAGACCGCGTCGGTAGAGGCGACCGGCCGGTCGCCCCTACTCTGCGCCGTCTTTCGGGTCCAGACCGACGACCCCATCCGGCCCTTCATTCGTCAGGTCAAGTGCATCGCTGCTTCGTGAAAGACTTGCCGAAAATAGGAATCATCGGGATGCGACGGTGGGTAATCAGGGGATTAGCCTTGCTCGGGGTCCTGACGGTCCTGGTCGGGTGCCCTCGACCGGGCGCGCCTCCGGGGGGACATCTGCAGACGCCGGGCTTTCGTGCCTTGGCCC
Proteins encoded:
- the ssuB gene encoding Aliphatic sulfonates import ATP-binding protein SsuB, which codes for MEPTVSVTSEVEALYEMRDVSHEFVTPEGARLRALEDIRLTVRPREVVALLGPSGCGKSTLLRILAGLIRPTQGEVLYHGRPLQGVNPGVGFVFQTFALLPWMTVQENVQLPLKAQGLPSGEVRRRAAEVIRMVGLEGFENAYPRELSGGMKQRVGIARALSVRPEVLLMDEPFSHVDALTAESLRAEIIDIWSAQDHQLSSIVIVSHDIKEVVYMADRIVVLSARPGRILRIVDNPLPRPRDYRSPEFLELVDYLHEIIAGYEMPDVPAPAVKPATVLEPLPYVSTSEVIGLLEYLDARGGRENIFRIAAETGREFGRVIAVVKAAEMLNFVETPKQMVLLSPVGRRFVKAAPEARKALWREQLLQLNLFRSVYDLLLRRPDHEVEADLVMEKIILAMPEEDYEKVFTTLVRWARFGNLFSYDEAAGRVFLEPDQVLQPAPAGQGEA